AGATTAAATGGGAAACAGTTTGCACTCCAAATGCTGAAGGAGGTTTGGGATTAAGGAGATTAGCGGAGTGGAATAAAGTGCTAGCTCTGAAGTTGATTTGGTTGCTTTTTGCGGCTGGGGGATCTCTTTGGGTCTTGTGGATGAGGAGACATATGATTGGGTCCAGCAATTTTTGGGAGCTAGAACCTCGCAGGAGAGACAATTGGATATGGAAGAAGCTGTGCAAACTAAGGTCAGTTGCTAGGCCGTTTGTTGTGTGCGAAATTGGGTCGGGTCTCACAGAGAGTTTTTGGTTCGATAATTGGACGAAGTTAGGCCCTTTGATTCATCTAACTGGTGAGCGAGGACCGGCGGTCTCAGGTATGCATAAGGATGCGACAGTGTCAGAAGCTATTGTTAATGGGGATTGGTGGTTGAGTGCTTCTCGGAGCAGGAATGCCATCATCACTCTTTTAAAACAATGCTTACCAatgtctaaaaaaaaaattaaaaagcaaatcaatcgcggaccgccacaAGTCATTGGGGTCcgcgaacagtgtaagaaactcAATAAAATCGGTTTttaattagtagtttttgtaaTCGATCCTTAAGGGTTTTATAGGGACCCACACACTAAAAACCTCACTAAAAATCCCGGATAAACATGCTCCAAGACCCTCTCCGATATCAATATGTTGCGGACCATGCAGTCAACAACTTTTTCCTAGTGGATAAATCAAACTCATTTGTTTCACCTTTTGGTTGTggaattttctttataaatattttttagactcgataattttttcttaaacgaTTTCTATTCGTTTTCGTATTGTTTTGTAAGATTTTTGGATTTAATCCTTAGAAAATATTCTTAACGGTTGAGGATAATGTGAATAATATGTCTTATTTGTTAATTAAAAGACGGGCGCAACATTTTCGATATAAATTTtgtagaaaatttaaataaaatacaaatacgtCCTAGGTTAAAAGTTCAGACTGATACAAAATTTAATGTAAACTCGTAGAAAAAGATAGAcctgattattttttttatcttaattattaattagGGAGCGGATAAAAAGTTTTCGACCCGGTAGTCAAAACCGGGTGGACCCGACTTTAACGGGCCTTAAAAACACGTGATATATATAATCATGAAGCGAGGCAAAATCTAAACTACGCAACAAACACATTTGATTACAGAGCGAGAGAGAGGAGCTTTGACATTCGATGGAGAGATCCCAAGAAGAACTTGAAGCTTCCAACAATGGCGGATCATCACCGAACAAGATAACTGGATCTGTTGATGAAGAGGTACTCTCTTCTCCGCCATTGTACTCTGTTTTTCTGAACTTTGCTACATCCTCTGTTTCTGTTGTTTTCTTGTGATACAGTAATACGCATTTTCTTGATCTTGTTCAGGGttttcaagttattttgttATGGTTTATCCCTCAGACATGGTTACTAATTATAATCTTATATCTACTCTGCTCaatcttttctctcttctccacCATTGTACTCTGTTTTTTCTGAACTTTGCTTCATCCTTTTTGCTGTTTTCTTATGATATAGTAATAAGCATTTTCATGATCTTGATCATCAGGGTTTTCAAGTTATCTGTTATGGTTTATCTCTCAGATATCGTTAATCTACTCTGCTAAATCCTTTTCTCTCAGCTGTTTCATCCTCTGTTTTTCTTGTGATATAGTAATAAACATTTTCTTGAtcttgattagggttttcaaGTCATTTTTTAATCGTTATCCTTCTCGGATTTTGTTAGTAATTGTACTCTTTAAACGATTACATATTcgtcttttatttaattttttattttggaaattttattattaatttcaatgggttgttttttttttttttttttcaggtagAGTACCCACCTTTAAACTTGGCTCTAACAGTCACTCCAGAGTTTCTCAAGCAGATTGAATCactccaacaacaacaacgtcATGACTCCAACTCAACTCCCCCTGGAAAGACAAAACCTATGAGTTTCCCAATCTCGAAGATCACAATTGGTGAATGGACCCGCGACGCAGTCTACGAGCAAGATCTCAAGGGTAAAATCTATTTTGCATATAAGAAGATCATGTGGGAGTGTCTCGAAGACGACGTAACAACAGAAACAACGAGAAGGAGGAGTAGGAAGATTGAGATGCAATGGTGTGATGTCTTGTCTCTTAAACCATGGTACCATCCACATGATCAAACCGGAATCCTTAGTGTCGAGGTACTTACTTATATACACACATTTGGTCAAAGAAGACTCTTGATAGATAGCCTTGTAATGATTATGATGTTTGTTTCTCAACAGCTGAGAAAACCTCCAACGTTCTTCATAGAGACTAATCCACAGGCACTAAAACACACTCAGTGGCAAAAGTTGGATCAAGATTTCACATTTAATCACTCTGCTTCTCGTAGcaggttttttttctttcttagtaCCATTTAAAAATGATTCCAACTCTATACATGatcttattttattatgttacaaTGTCAGGATGCATACACTTCATTTTGCTCCTGGAGTTCTGCAAGCGAATATGGAGAAGCTTGTGTCAGGCGATAGGTTTTGGTCAGAACTGGTCAAAGTCCACTTCCCAACTTCGGATCATCTTTACTTCGACATTTGCCATGGTAACCACGAGGACAGCAACAACTAATGACTGAGTGTACTCCTGATATTGACATGGGAGAGATGATTTCAACGGCAAATGTATAGAACCCACTACTTACTAAAGttatagcttcttcttctgtttccATTTATAGATTTGTCCTCTTTAGGTCTTTTTTACTTGTTGTATATATACCTCCTCTTGGGGTCTTGTAATGCAGAAAGTGCATATTCACAACACGGTTACTTGTTGTGTAAATATAATACATGGTCAACCTTTGATTTTAATGATTGCATGGACAATTCATAGAAACTATGATATTTTTTGGcttttcaaattattaaaaaaaaaaaaagatgatggcCAACTAAGAGTTATTGAAACGATATTGACAAAACTTtattgggcaaatctccaaaatagcacctttcaaagtttatatcacaaaaatagcactcaaaaactaaaatgaccaaaatagcacatttctaagtttatcctttgaaaattttaatttttttatttttcaaaatttgaaatcttatccccaaaacctcatttctcaactttaaaccctaaaccctaaaccctaaaccctaaactctaaaccctaaaccctaaacccgaaactctaaactctaaaccctaaaccctaaactctaaaccctaaaccctaaatcctaaatcctaaaccccaccctttaactctaaaccttaagtttgtgacttttgataaaacattaagtgctatttttgtgacttttgactttgagtgctagtttgggaacaaaaacttgatttagtactatttttgtctttttctcaactttattttagttttaattttttcggGTTCTTACTTTTAGCATATAGATAGAAgctataatatatgatttatgattATCATGTAAATGAAAAGAAGAATGCACTAAAAATCTTGGttcttataatatataactcaTTGTGCAAAAAAGTTGTAAGCTTTGGGAAGAACCATGGTTTTGCAGAATGTGGATTATGTATGATTCTTGGATGCTGAGGAGTATGAAAATGATTAGGAAGTTACTTGAACTTGAGATGAATAAGTAAAGTTTTGATCTTTCAGATACACAAAGGAACTGCCTTTACTAATACTAACACAACATACTCTTTATGTGTCATTGAGACCTTCTCTTGTTCATAactttcttcaacaaactctCACGTCCTGGAAAAGGACTATAAATCTTCGGCTCAATCTGCTTCTCTACTTCTCCTAACCTTCCCAGAACACCCTTCTGATCACTCCTATTCACCGTTTTGCCATCATcattctccttctctctcccaAGACTCTGCCTCATCCTCTCacgcctctctctcctcctccaccCACTACCATCTTCCTCCtctcccttcttcttcttgacctCTCTCCTTCTCACCATATCTCCTCTATCCTCTCCCAACCTAGGAATCCGACCACCCTTGCTCGTCCCCAGAAGCTCGAAGTTGACTCTGCTCCAACCAATCTTATCCTCATTGTCCCAACCAAACCTCTCGCTAATCTCCAACAACATCGAAACAGAGCTTACCTCTTCTTCTCTGCTCTTCTTTAAACTCTCGTCACTTCCGTGGAGGATTTTCTCTGCAAACTCCCACTCAATTCTGTCTTTATAAACATCGTCCTCGAGCACTTGGTCTGCGAGCTTCGCCCAGTACTCGGTGTCTCCTGCGCGTAGATTCTTGGAGACCCATTTGAGGTAAGAGGAGGGCAGAGAGCCGAGCATTTTGCCCTTGTGCTTGCCGAAGTCTATGATTGTGTCTCTGGCGGCTAGGGTTTCGGTTTGGCCATTTTTGGTTATGGGTTTTGGTTGGTTTACAGGGAAGATGCGATTGGTTGAAGAAGGTAGTCTTCTTCTTGGTCTGAaagatgatgaggatgatgagaTTGTGAAGGTGGTAGTGATGGGTAAGGTTGGTGTTGCAGGGTAGGGTTTCTGGAACAAGACCACCGAGAAACTcattgttgtgttgtgttgtctCCCCAATAATTTgcgctttttttttcttgaatcttatatatatatatatccacacAGTTATTTTATATGTTAGTCAGTTTTACATATGTAACATATTGGTTTAGATAATCTGATTTTCGGATATTTCGGTATAAAGGTATAAAATCTCtttggatatttttatatttcaggtcgggttcaaatattttaaatttgggtTCTGTTATTTTAggtcgggtttggatattttgattttgaaggaaaaaactaaattctttatttttttaagtttttatgtatttaaaatatatatacttttaactgattttctaatttaatagattaaactattaataagtttcgagataaaattttaaaattagagaGAAACTAGTTtagttgttattttaaaattttagatgcaacttttgttaatgtaaagaacaagagcttgatatgtattttaagtgagtagcaaatgattttgttcATAATTATACGTATATTATCTGATTTTGAACCAtatttagtataaatattttgaataacattagagaagtaaactagaaatatagggtcaagtaatcatatatccagttatcttcggatattcaTTCGAGTTCGGttattacccgttcggattcagATGTCCAATCTCTACTAATTCAATACATGTTTAGGTATTTTATTAATTCGGTTCAGATTTTAGTTCGGgttttttggatcgggttcAGATACAGATTCAGATATAGGATAAAATATATGTCCCTAGGTAGGATAAAATACATGTCCCTACTACCTAGTACTACTGTCTgccaaattttctttatataaaatatactctCTCTATTCTtgaaaagtaagattttctacggtatgcacgcttattaagaatttaataaatgtttataatttaatttattttttactttattatacattttccaataactttcaaccaatgaaatttaatcaattcaaatattctcaattaatgtttctcaaaagtataaaaaaagtaCCTtcacaatatagaaaatctatctttgtggaacaagaaaaaaacctaaaacatcTTATTTTCGGGAAAGGAGGTAGTATGATCCAAGACCCAAAAAATCTCAAACatacattttattaaaatcaaaatttaatacaGTGATGTATGAAATTTGTGAAAACGTGGTAATCACGCAAGGAAaacttttaaatcaaaattttaaggaACAAATGATATAAAACAACTTCAGATTGGTCaacatattttcgaattttacGTGTACagtcattattaaaaaaaagactaattatccgaaagaaaaaaaattaaaagtaaataactttgaattttaaaaattaaaaaagtagattaaaatctaatattatcTTAATACGCTATATATTATTACTAGCTGTCATATTAAAATGACATTATATAATCAAATTCAtcacttatataaaataaataaacgacACGATTGGTCAATTGAAGGAAGGCCTTATCTTTTCTCCAGTCCTCTCCCTCGTTTAAGCGCTAAAACTCAATGGCTTCCACACTTCTTGTTCCTCAACTTCTCTCATCTCCCACGAGTCTCAACGTCGCAGCTCCAAGAACCTATTATACCTTCAACGCACACAACACTCGTCGAACAGTAAAATGCTCTTCAAACGCAGAACCAAAAGATCAGCAGTTCCTCGACCTCACACCTTCACCCGACTCAATCAACACCACAAGCGCCGAGAAGTTCCCCATCGAGAAACGTCGAAGATCCGAGATCATACGCGACAGGAAACAAAGAGGCATCGAGAAGCCAGAGCCACCGAACTTCGAGATCGGCTGGAAGAGAACGAAAGAGATAAACTTGGAGAAACCAAAAGGGTACGTGATAATGGACTTCTTGGAGAAGTTCGAAGGGTTGATGGCGAGAGAGTTCGGTTCCAAGGAGCTTTTGGCTAAAGCTGGGGAGATAGTCGCGGAGAGGGCGAGGGAAGAAGCTGAGGTTTTGAGAGACGAAGGTGAAGTTGAGGAGAGGATGGTTACTGAGCTTTTCAGGGTTTTGAAGTTGATGGAGATGGATTTGGCTATGGTTAAAGCTTCTGTTAAAGAAGAGACTCTCAGTGAGAGGATTGAACAAGCTAGAGCGAGATGTAGACAAGCTATTCTTGTTGCTAATTCTTTTTAAGACCATTTCGAAAAGATCTTTAACTTGTTTGGTTCTGTAATAATCACAAAgattcatgtttttgttttataagaCCATTTGGTTTTCAAACTTCTTCATCTGTCTATGAATTGTTTATAGTTTCATCTGTAAAAGATCTTAACTAGTTTGGTACTGTCATAAAAAAAGATTCATGCTTTTGTTCTCTAAAGACCATTTGGTTTTTAAACTCTTCTTGTTCTGTTTGAATTGTTTATATTTAAGATCTAAACTAGTTTGGTTAttctgtaattaaaaaaaaaaaaagttatgctTTTGTTTCCTAAGACCATTTGGATTTTAAACTCTTCTTGTTCTGACTGAACTTAACTTAGTTTGGTTCTGTAATAACAAAGaatcatgtttttgtttttaatttattgagAAAAATATACTTCCCACTAATTTCATTTTCCAAAAGATATTTACGTTATCAGTTCAATGGTTTGTTGTGCACCACACATTATAAGTGTAGATTATTACCATTCAAAGGCAAAGCTTTCACTAAGACAATCAACAATGGCATCTCTTAGATTCTTCTACACGGTAGAGATGTCGTTGCCATGTCTGTTATGCCCATGCCCATCATCACCTATCTCTCTTTCTTCGCCTTCTCCGAGATACCATCTTCTTAACACAACCTTCAAGAGACTAGGTTCATCCAGAACTCTCCGCATAACTTGTTCGTCTTCATCTACCTTCACTGGAGGCCAAACACAACAGTCGTCATTCAATGACGCTGAGATGAAACTCATTGATGCTTTGATCGGAATTCAAGGCCGTGGCAAATCTGCTTCTCCTAAACAGCTCAATGTATGCgttaaaaacttttttgcatgTTTCTTGATTTATGTCTGGTTTTGAAACATTTCTTTCTGTTGTGTAGGATGTGGAATCTGCTGTGAAAGTTCTTGAAGGTTTAAAGGGCATTCCAAATCCTGTATGAATGTTTTCTTTGTGAAGCCTTTCATCTTCAAGTTACAACTCTTCTCTGATTGTTTTGTGTATTTTCCCATTGTGGTTTTTGTAAATGTTTAGGCTGAATCTGAATTGATTGAAGGTCGTTGGCAATTAATGTTCACCACAAGACCTGGAACTGCATCTCCAATTCAGGTCAGTTCCTGTCACACAGTTCATCATTAGTATTCTATCTTCTTGATGATTTGAATGTAAGAAAGAAGAATCTGTTTCTCTGCAGAGAACATTTACAGGAGTAGATGTGTTCACTGTGTTTCAAGATGTCTACTTGAAGACAACAAACGATCCTCGTGTTTCAAACATTGTTAAGTTCTCTGACTTCATTGGAGAGCTGAAAGTTGAggtgagcttcttcttcttcagtttaaCTCTTTGCATCATTAAGACTCAAAAGGATTTAAACTTCTTTGTTTCGTTAACAGGCAGTTGCTTCCATCAAAGATCCCAAAAGGGTTCTGTTTCGTTTCGATAGAGCAGCATTCGCATTGAAGTTCCTTCCATTCAAAGTTCCATATCCAGTTCCTTTTAGACTTCTTGGTGATGAAGCAAAAGGCTGGTTAGATACTACTTATTTGTCGCCTTCAGGAAACCTTAGGATCTCAAGAGGAAACAAGGTGAAAAAATGAGTTTCTTGATTCTGATACACAAGACTAAAAAGCTTTCTAAGTGTTGTCATGTAATAAGATGACATGTCTTTAGCGCAGGGGACAACGTTTGTTCTTCAGAAAGAAACAGTGCCTAGGCAGAAACTGTTAGCTACCATATCTCAAGACAAAGGAGTAGCAGAGGTAATGTGTAATGCATTTAACAAAAACATTTGAATTAGAATCAATGAATCATATTCATATAGTGTAACCACAGGCTATAGATGAGTTTCTTGCTTCTAATGCTAATACCGCGGAAGATGATTATGAACTTCTAGAGGGAAACTGGCAAATGATTTGGAGTTCACAGGTGACTACTTTGATAACACTTTCCCCCTGTTGATAGAACAAGGATAAGCGATTTTTCGGGTTTTGTGTTGCAGATGTATACAGATAGTTGGCTTGAGAATGCAGCGAATGGTCTTATGGGAAGACAGGTAAACATACTTCATTACATGTCTTACATATAGTATAGTATTATTATCATACCGGCATTAAGCTTGTTTTTGTATGAGGATTTTGATTTTCAGATCATTGAGAAGGATGAAAGAATCAAGTTTGAAGTTAACATCATACCAGCATTTAGATTCTCTATGAAAGGCAAATTCTTGTAAGTTTTCTATGTCTTTTACAAAGTCATTTTACTACatttttgtgtgtgttcttGATTGGTTTCATGATGTGCAGGAAATCAGGAGGTAGCACCTATGAGTTGAAGATGGACGATGCAGCAATTATAGGTGGTCCGTTTGGATATCCGATCGAATTGACAAACAATATCAAGCTTCAAGTTCTGTAAGATCTCTTGTTTCTTGTCTTCAGAACATAGTTTATGATTCATTTAACtgctaaaaaaaaacaatgtgtTGTTAATTCAAACATGTTTGATTACTTTTGTTCTCTGCAGATACACAGATGAGAAGATGAGAATAAGTCGAGGCTTTGATAACATTATCTTTGTGCACATCCGAGAAATGTAGCTACGTTTAGGGGATTTCAAATTacaggaaaaaaaattgttataatgcTCCTCCTATATGAATATGCATATAGTTTGGCTTCAATGGTAACACTTCTACCCCAAAAATTTCTACATATgtacatatattaatatgtttttgttGCTATTAGAACCCCGAACCGCACTGCAGTACTCTAAGTTATCATTACAACTTCAAATTATACACACCTTCCCATAACATGTATTGGCGTTGATGCATTAAAAGACCCAGGAAAAAAAACAGTGAGGGCGTTAATACTAAACAATACGGGCCACACCGAATCGCAGAGAATGTTACAGGAAAAGATTTACAGATTAACTGTATCAGAGAACATATTATCTAGACTACTCCACTTTTACACACAAGCGATCGACGTGCATAGCTAATGATCAATTCAAGTCAATTTACACAAACTCGGACTTTGACTCTGACTCCACCTCAGCCTCTTCAAGTGTTTATGCCACCTCAGCCTCTTCTTAAAATCTCTGGCTCACTTTCTTCTGATTCGGTCGTTCCCATGTCGAATAAACAAGACAGACCAcagaaattttcattttcatcactCTTAAATACCAAGGTGTATATGATGCGACGTCTACAATTTATACACTTTGGTCTGGAGTTGCCATTGTTACATCCAATGTCAACATTTTTGCCATAGATTTTGACCTTATGGTCTGGCTTCATGTAGTGTGCCTTCTTTCCCAATAAACATGTAATGTGAAGCTAACCAAGCGCTTGTGGTCGAGTGGCGCGAGGCGAATTCGTTGGTCCTAATAAGGGCCGCGGGTTCGATCCTCCTCCTCAGATATGCCCAAGTGTTTGGCCAGACAATTGGGTATCTAATTCCCATAGTAACAAATGGGATGCCTCGCCCCGAGGGGTTAGTCCCCTGGGGGTTGAGATCCCTCcaggttaatcaaaaaaaaaaaaaacatgtaatgTGAAGAATGACAGTACAAGAGGTACACGTGTAGAACCACTTGGTTGCATCTAGTTTCCCTTCACATATTTCACTCCAATATTTGAGATCTGTTGTCTCTTATTTTCCGTAGCATAGAGTGACTGGATGCTTATCGTGGAGGACAAACTCGCACTTGATACAACTATAGAAGCGATCTGAAACTGTTATGGGAAGGGTGCAGGCTTGGCAAAACTTGTTTTCATGGCGGCCATTCCTATTAATTTTTAGGTGGCGATGACCATGGCTGAAATGTTGTATCGTCTCTTCATCAATCCACAATAACGGCtcaagtatctcttcttcttcttcaggaaCTCCTTCAAGATCTTTCCCATCCCATACTTCTTTTCTTGTTGCACACTTGGAATGCACGGCATAGTGACATCCCTTGTTGCAAGAGTAGGATCCGTAGTTGACGTCAACGGTTTTGCGGCAAACTCCACAAGATAGCTCATGAGAGGTACAATTGAGGAGGTGTAAGAGAGACGGTGCGGGTGACGGGTGATCTTGATGACACGAGGTAAGTAAATACATGTTCAGTGGACAATGTAGTTACAAAGAAGACAAGAGTAAACATAATCCGAGGGAGAACAACGATAATATATGGTTTCCTCTTCCGGTTGGATATTTTTCCGAAAAAATTGCATTTAACAATATGATCTtcatttgatataaagtttACATCTGGATCAGAGTAATCTGAATCAGAGGATGGATCCTCCCAATCAATGGGGACTTTAGAGGTTTGAAACTTAGGATTTAAGACGATGAGGGTGGATGATTTCAGGAGGAAACACGTGACAACCTCTGTGAAACTCCAAATCACAAATAGCACAAGGGTTTAGAATCATGTAATAATGTGGCATGTCTTTAGCGCAGGGAACAACGTTTGTTCTTCAGAAAGAAACAGTTCCTAGGCAGAAACTCTCAGCCACCATATCTCAGGGCAAAAGAGTATCTGAGGTAATGTGTAATGAATTCAGCAGTGTTTGGTTTTGATATAGAATCAATGGATCATATTTATATAGTGTAACCACAGGCTATAGATGAGTTTATTGCTTCTAATGATGATTATGAACTTCTAGAGGGAAACTGGCAAATGATATGGAGTTCACAGGTGACTACTCTGATAACACTTTCACATGTTTATAGAACAAGAATAAGcggttttttgggttttttgttgcAGATTTATGCAGATAGTTGGCTTGAAAATGCAGCAAATGGTCTTATGGGAAGACAGGTGATACACACTTTATTACATGTCTTacatagtatagtatatattgaccaaaaaataataataaagcccatagtatagtatatatgtTGCTTTAAGCTTGTTTTGTATGAGGATTTTGATTTCAGATCATTGAGAAGGATGGAAGAATAAAGTTTGAAGTTAATATCATAGCAGCATTTAGATTCTCAATGAAAGGCAAATTCTTGTAAGTTTTCTATTTGTCTTTTACAAAGTCATGTTACTACTTTTTGTGTGTGTTCTTGATTGGTCTCATGATCTGCAGGAAACCAGGAGGTAGCACTTATGAGTTGAAGATGGATGATGCAGCAATTATAGGTGGTCTATTTGGATATCCGATTGAATTGACAAACAATATCGAGCTTCAAGTCCTGTAAGATCTCTTTTTATCTTTGTTCTTGGCCTCACAAGAGAGTTTATGATTCATTTAACTGCTTACAAAGAACAATGTGTTGTTAATACAAACATGTTTGTTTACTTTTGGTGTCTGCAAATACACAGATGAGAAGATGAGAATAAGTCGTGGCTTTGATAACATTGTCTTTGTGCACATCCGAGAAATGTAGCAATGATaggaaattaaaaatttgttataGTGCTCCTCCTATATGAATATgcatgtaaagaaaaaaaaaactgtaaactGTTTAggttaaattgttaaatttcTCTGATCAATATAGTTTTGAGATTTAACTAACaagaaccagaaaaaaaaaaacaagaaaccaCATGACATGATGGTATAAGTTTCATTACTAATTGTCTAAATTAAGACAACTTTAAAAAAATCCGAATATTTTTCCAGCTTTGTTCAAGGAAAGTTAACTTTTCTAACGAGAAGATATATCTGACAAATAGAAAAAATCTCATTAACAAGGAAGACTTGCCCACTAACAGTTTCAACAAGAACAACAAAGGAAATACGAAATTGTTATATGATAACATTATCTTCCTGCATATCGGAGAGATTAGCCGCGTCCAGGGGACATTATTTTTAGGttaccaaaaaaatgttataatgctcatgtaaataaataaactttcaaatgttttttttctaactgTTAAACTTTCAAATTT
This Brassica napus cultivar Da-Ae chromosome C6, Da-Ae, whole genome shotgun sequence DNA region includes the following protein-coding sequences:
- the LOC106349667 gene encoding uncharacterized protein LOC106349667, with amino-acid sequence MERSQEELEASNNGGSSPNKITGSVDEEVEYPPLNLALTVTPEFLKQIESLQQQQRHDSNSTPPGKTKPMSFPISKITIGEWTRDAVYEQDLKGKIYFAYKKIMWECLEDDVTTETTRRRSRKIEMQWCDVLSLKPWYHPHDQTGILSVELRKPPTFFIETNPQALKHTQWQKLDQDFTFNHSASRSRMHTLHFAPGVLQANMEKLVSGDRFWSELVKVHFPTSDHLYFDICHGNHEDSNN
- the LOC125588715 gene encoding probable plastid-lipid-associated protein 12, chloroplastic isoform X1, coding for MASLRFFYTVEMSLPCLLCPCPSSPISLSSPSPRYHLLNTTFKRLGSSRTLRITCSSSSTFTGGQTQQSSFNDAEMKLIDALIGIQGRGKSASPKQLNDVESAVKVLEGLKGIPNPAESELIEGRWQLMFTTRPGTASPIQRTFTGVDVFTVFQDVYLKTTNDPRVSNIVKFSDFIGELKVEAVASIKDPKRVLFRFDRAAFALKFLPFKVPYPVPFRLLGDEAKGWLDTTYLSPSGNLRISRGNKGTTFVLQKETVPRQKLLATISQDKGVAEAIDEFLASNANTAEDDYELLEGNWQMIWSSQMYTDSWLENAANGLMGRQDFDFQIIEKDERIKFEVNIIPAFRFSMKGKFLKSGGSTYELKMDDAAIIGGPFGYPIELTNNIKLQVLYTDEKMRISRGFDNIIFVHIREM
- the LOC106346076 gene encoding uncharacterized protein LOC106346076; amino-acid sequence: MSFSVVLFQKPYPATPTLPITTTFTISSSSSSFRPRRRLPSSTNRIFPVNQPKPITKNGQTETLAARDTIIDFGKHKGKMLGSLPSSYLKWVSKNLRAGDTEYWAKLADQVLEDDVYKDRIEWEFAEKILHGSDESLKKSREEEVSSVSMLLEISERFGWDNEDKIGWSRVNFELLGTSKGGRIPRLGEDRGDMVRRREVKKKKGEEEDGSGWRRRERRERMRQSLGREKENDDGKTVNRSDQKGVLGRLGEVEKQIEPKIYSPFPGRESLLKKVMNKRRSQ
- the LOC125588715 gene encoding probable plastid-lipid-associated protein 12, chloroplastic isoform X2 — protein: MVCCAPHIISVDYYHSKAKLSLRQSTMASLRFFYTVEMSLPCLLCPCPSSPISLSSPSPRYHLLNTTFKRLGSSRTLRITCSSSSTFTGGQTQQSSFNDAEMKLIDALIGIQGRGKSASPKQLNDVESAVKVLEGLKGIPNPAESELIEGRWQLMFTTRPGTASPIQRTFTGVDVFTVFQDVYLKTTNDPRVSNIVKFSDFIGELKVEAVASIKDPKRVLFRFDRAAFALKFLPFKVPYPVPFRLLGDEAKGWLDTTYLSPSGNLRISRGNKGTTFVLQKETVPRQKLLATISQDKGVAEAIDEFLASNANTAEDDYELLEGNWQMIWSSQMYTDSWLENAANGLMGRQIIEKDERIKFEVNIIPAFRFSMKGKFLKSGGSTYELKMDDAAIIGGPFGYPIELTNNIKLQVLYTDEKMRISRGFDNIIFVHIREM
- the LOC106346075 gene encoding uncharacterized protein LOC106346075, encoding MASTLLVPQLLSSPTSLNVAAPRTYYTFNAHNTRRTVKCSSNAEPKDQQFLDLTPSPDSINTTSAEKFPIEKRRRSEIIRDRKQRGIEKPEPPNFEIGWKRTKEINLEKPKGYVIMDFLEKFEGLMAREFGSKELLAKAGEIVAERAREEAEVLRDEGEVEERMVTELFRVLKLMEMDLAMVKASVKEETLSERIEQARARCRQAILVANSF